A region of Gammaproteobacteria bacterium DNA encodes the following proteins:
- a CDS encoding glutathione S-transferase family protein has product MGLLVEGVWHDQWYDTQKSQGAFIRADSQFRNWVSADGTKGPSGVSGFKAEAGRYHLYVSLACPWAHRTLIFRTLKNLEKVISVSVVDPYMLEQGWAFTGNFGSDLDDVNSSQFLHQIYTLQQSGYSGRVTVPVLWDKKTQTIVNNESSEIIRMLNSAFDAFTDVKHDYYPETLQSDIDAINDFVYSNINNGVYRCGFATKQAAYEKAFDELFSALDTLEQRLKQQRYLVGDQLTEADWRLFTTLIRFDAVYYSHFKCNLHLLMDYSNLSHYLRELYQVSGVKKTVNFTHIKQHYYFSQSTINPTRIVPKGPILDFDQPHNRAQSF; this is encoded by the coding sequence ATGGGTTTATTAGTTGAAGGTGTTTGGCACGACCAGTGGTATGACACACAAAAAAGCCAAGGGGCGTTTATACGTGCTGATTCACAATTTCGCAATTGGGTGAGCGCTGATGGGACAAAAGGCCCCAGCGGTGTAAGCGGATTCAAAGCTGAAGCAGGACGTTACCATCTCTATGTTTCATTGGCCTGTCCTTGGGCTCACCGCACACTGATCTTTCGTACACTGAAAAACCTGGAAAAAGTAATTTCAGTATCTGTGGTTGACCCTTATATGTTGGAACAGGGTTGGGCATTTACGGGCAATTTTGGTAGTGATTTAGATGATGTGAATAGCAGTCAGTTTCTACATCAAATTTATACATTGCAACAATCGGGTTACAGCGGACGCGTTACCGTACCTGTGTTATGGGACAAAAAAACCCAGACCATCGTCAATAATGAATCATCAGAAATCATTCGTATGCTCAATAGTGCTTTTGATGCATTCACTGATGTTAAGCACGACTACTACCCCGAAACATTACAGAGTGATATTGATGCTATTAATGACTTTGTCTATTCCAATATCAATAACGGTGTCTACCGCTGTGGCTTTGCAACCAAGCAAGCCGCGTATGAAAAAGCCTTCGATGAATTGTTTTCAGCCTTAGACACACTGGAGCAACGCCTGAAGCAGCAACGTTATTTAGTCGGAGATCAACTCACAGAAGCGGACTGGCGTCTTTTTACCACATTGATCCGCTTTGATGCGGTCTATTACAGCCACTTCAAGTGCAACTTGCATCTGTTAATGGATTATTCAAACCTAAGCCACTACTTACGCGAGTTATACCAAGTTTCAGGCGTGAAAAAAACCGTCAATTTCACCCATATTAAACAGCACTATTACTTCAGTCAGTCCACCATCAACCCAACTCGCATTGTCCCTAAAGGGCCAATATTAGATTTTGATCAACCCCACAATAGAGCACAATCATTCTGA
- a CDS encoding ABC transporter ATP-binding protein, whose protein sequence is MESIISIKNLTKKYDSGLLALNNINLDIHRGEILALLGPNGAGKTTLISIICGIVTPSEGSVSVDGHDILTNFRAARSKIGLVPQELSTATFESVWDTMNFSRGLFGKPKNHAFIEKILRDLSLWDKRKERIMTLSGGMKRRVLIAKALSHEPEILFLDEPTAGVDVELRRDMWQMVRKLRESGVTIILTTHYIEEAEEMADRIGVINKGEIIMVEDKDVLMDRLGKKQLTLTLQNPLDHTPKELAEYSLDLSQDGYTLTYTFDTQKEHTGISELLRQLSNLGIDFKDLQSSESSLEEIFVSLVRD, encoded by the coding sequence GTGGAGTCCATCATCTCAATCAAAAATCTGACTAAAAAATACGATTCAGGTCTTCTGGCACTTAACAATATCAATCTGGATATCCACCGAGGAGAAATTCTGGCTCTTTTGGGGCCAAATGGTGCAGGTAAAACAACACTGATCAGCATTATCTGTGGCATAGTCACGCCCAGTGAAGGCAGTGTTTCAGTGGATGGTCATGATATCCTTACAAACTTTCGTGCCGCTCGATCCAAAATTGGCTTAGTCCCTCAAGAGCTTTCCACCGCCACTTTTGAAAGCGTCTGGGATACCATGAATTTTAGCCGTGGTTTATTTGGAAAACCAAAAAACCATGCCTTTATCGAAAAAATACTACGCGACCTCTCGCTTTGGGACAAACGAAAAGAGAGGATTATGACATTATCCGGCGGCATGAAACGCCGCGTTCTCATCGCCAAGGCACTTTCTCACGAACCAGAAATCCTGTTTCTTGATGAACCCACCGCCGGTGTTGATGTTGAACTGCGTCGTGATATGTGGCAAATGGTGCGAAAGCTGCGTGAAAGCGGTGTGACCATTATCCTGACCACACACTACATTGAAGAAGCTGAAGAGATGGCCGACCGAATTGGAGTCATCAACAAAGGTGAAATCATCATGGTTGAAGACAAAGATGTACTGATGGATAGACTTGGTAAAAAGCAACTGACTCTAACACTGCAAAACCCACTCGACCACACGCCTAAAGAGCTTGCAGAATATTCTCTGGATTTATCACAAGATGGCTATACGCTCACCTATACTTTTGATACACAGAAAGAGCACACAGGTATTTCCGAGCTACTGCGCCAACTCAGCAACCTCGGCATTGATTTTAAAGATCTCCAATCCAGCGAAAGCTCACTGGAAGAGATTTTTGTCAGTCTGGTGAGGGATTAA
- a CDS encoding RNA polymerase sigma factor has translation MMKEVTQNLEALLHSGYRYALSLTHDKVRAEDVVQDAWLAVLKAKGPHSRPYLFSAVRSRFLNLNKREQLVTVVALDDVPQMEQQEDVTNSLDAMGYLEYPLLEEALDSLRSVEREALFLMAVEGYTANEIATFTTQPRGTVLSHIHRAKQKIRRFLATHDVEVRHER, from the coding sequence ATGATGAAAGAGGTGACTCAAAACCTCGAAGCGTTGTTGCATAGCGGTTATCGCTATGCACTCTCTTTAACGCATGACAAGGTGCGTGCTGAAGATGTTGTTCAGGACGCATGGCTGGCGGTGCTGAAGGCGAAGGGGCCTCATAGCCGTCCTTACTTGTTCAGTGCGGTACGCTCTCGCTTTTTAAATTTGAATAAACGAGAGCAGTTGGTGACCGTTGTAGCATTAGATGATGTGCCGCAGATGGAGCAGCAGGAAGATGTGACGAATAGTTTAGATGCAATGGGTTATCTGGAATATCCTTTGCTGGAAGAGGCTCTGGACAGTTTGCGAAGCGTAGAGCGAGAAGCGCTTTTTTTGATGGCAGTTGAAGGCTATACCGCCAACGAAATTGCCACATTCACAACGCAACCGCGTGGCACGGTATTGAGTCATATTCACAGAGCTAAACAGAAAATAAGACGCTTTTTAGCAACACATGATGTCGAGGTGCGCCATGAGCGATGA
- a CDS encoding DoxX family protein: MEKATTLVGRILLGHIFLLAGISKIGSYAGTQGYMEAMGVPGMLLPLVILLEIGGGLALIVGFQARITASLLAGFSIISAIIFHANLGDQMQSIMFMKNFAIAGGLLFITAFGAGSWSIDAYRSNKTDTTN; this comes from the coding sequence ATGGAAAAAGCAACAACTTTAGTCGGGCGCATTCTTTTGGGGCACATATTTTTACTCGCGGGTATAAGTAAAATTGGTAGCTATGCGGGCACTCAGGGCTACATGGAGGCCATGGGTGTACCGGGAATGCTTCTACCCTTGGTCATATTGCTGGAAATTGGCGGTGGCCTTGCCCTGATCGTAGGCTTTCAAGCACGAATTACGGCTTCTCTATTGGCCGGATTCTCGATCATTTCCGCAATCATCTTTCACGCGAACCTCGGCGACCAAATGCAATCAATCATGTTTATGAAAAATTTCGCGATCGCGGGTGGCCTATTATTTATCACTGCTTTTGGTGCAGGTTCATGGAGTATTGATGCTTATCGTAGCAATAAAACTGATACAACAAATTAA
- a CDS encoding ABC transporter permease → MNLYGVRAIYLFEMARTWRTLLQSLISPILSTSLYFVVFGAAIGSRMGEINGISYGAFIIPGLLMLSLLNESISNASFGIYFPKFSGTIYEILSAPVSPTEVVIGFVGAAATKSILLGLLILLTANLFVDYEIAHPLWMLFFLVLTAITFSLFGFIIGLWADDFQKLQIIPMMVVMPLTFLGGAFYSIDMLPEPWQTVTLFNPVVYLISGFRWSFYGISDVNIIASIGMIFVFMFLCLTTIWWIFKTGYRLKS, encoded by the coding sequence ATGAATCTATACGGAGTTCGTGCAATTTACTTGTTCGAAATGGCTCGTACCTGGCGAACATTATTGCAAAGTCTGATCTCGCCGATTCTTTCCACATCGCTCTACTTTGTGGTTTTTGGCGCAGCGATCGGTTCACGCATGGGTGAGATCAACGGCATCAGCTATGGTGCTTTCATCATTCCTGGATTGCTCATGTTATCGCTGCTTAACGAAAGCATTTCCAATGCCTCTTTCGGCATCTATTTTCCAAAATTTTCAGGCACGATCTACGAGATACTTTCAGCACCTGTTTCACCTACTGAGGTTGTCATTGGTTTTGTGGGCGCAGCGGCCACTAAATCTATTCTTCTTGGCCTATTGATTTTACTGACTGCCAACCTGTTTGTAGACTATGAAATTGCACACCCACTGTGGATGCTCTTCTTTTTAGTGCTCACGGCCATCACATTCAGCCTGTTCGGTTTCATCATCGGTTTATGGGCGGACGATTTTCAAAAGTTGCAAATCATCCCTATGATGGTTGTCATGCCACTGACCTTTCTGGGCGGTGCTTTTTATTCAATCGACATGCTGCCAGAGCCATGGCAAACCGTCACACTGTTCAACCCGGTCGTTTACCTGATTAGTGGCTTTCGCTGGAGCTTTTACGGCATTTCTGATGTCAATATTATCGCCAGTATCGGGATGATCTTTGTCTTTATGTTTCTCTGCCTCACAACAATTTGGTGGATATTCAAAACGGGATATCGCTTGAAGAGTTAA
- a CDS encoding LysR family transcriptional regulator: MKAPKVALEQWRVLQAVIDHDGYAQAAEHLHRSQSSVSYTVSKLQEQLGVSLLQIEGRKAVLTEVGEVLLRRSRQLVEDAAELEQFAYCLEEGWEAEIDLVVDAAFPSCYLMAALKQFIPVSRGTRVQLNEVVLSGADEALLEGRADLVIGSRVPKGFLGNSLIKVEFIAVAHKEHPLHQLQRVPTHKDLRKEMQVVIRDSGLHMKRDSGWLGSEYRWTVSSIDTAVETVSSGLGFGWLPKHKIESLLDGGTLKPLKLKEGQQRATFLYLIFGHPESVGPATQQLADIFSSLVDAEE, from the coding sequence GTGAAAGCTCCAAAAGTTGCTTTAGAGCAGTGGAGAGTGCTGCAGGCAGTGATTGATCATGATGGTTATGCACAAGCTGCTGAGCATCTCCATCGAAGTCAGTCATCGGTCAGTTATACAGTTTCTAAATTACAGGAACAACTGGGTGTCTCTTTGCTACAAATAGAGGGTCGTAAAGCGGTGCTCACTGAAGTGGGTGAAGTTTTGCTGCGTCGTTCACGTCAGTTGGTTGAGGATGCTGCTGAATTGGAGCAATTTGCTTATTGCCTTGAGGAGGGGTGGGAGGCTGAAATTGATCTGGTTGTTGATGCCGCTTTTCCTTCCTGTTATCTGATGGCCGCCCTGAAACAATTTATACCTGTGAGCAGGGGCACTCGAGTGCAACTGAATGAAGTGGTGCTTTCTGGCGCTGATGAAGCATTGCTGGAGGGGCGTGCTGATTTGGTGATTGGCTCTCGGGTTCCTAAAGGTTTTTTGGGTAATTCTTTGATCAAGGTGGAGTTTATTGCCGTGGCTCATAAAGAGCACCCGCTTCATCAGTTACAACGCGTACCCACTCACAAAGATCTGCGTAAGGAGATGCAAGTGGTGATTCGTGATTCTGGTTTGCATATGAAGCGTGATTCTGGTTGGCTAGGTTCAGAATATCGCTGGACAGTGAGCAGTATCGATACAGCAGTTGAGACAGTGAGCAGTGGATTGGGTTTTGGTTGGTTGCCTAAACATAAAATTGAATCATTACTGGATGGTGGTACTTTGAAGCCTTTAAAATTAAAAGAAGGGCAGCAGCGAGCAACCTTTCTCTACCTGATTTTTGGTCATCCAGAGAGTGTTGGACCAGCAACGCAACAGCTGGCTGATATTTTTAGTTCTTTGGTCGACGCTGAGGAGTAA
- a CDS encoding PDC sensor domain-containing protein, with product MAAMSYISVIERYHEYCGAIHELLASILSGILEEKLFTDSEFQQKTIDYLDDTYPFVNTLYTLDNEGTQTSNNIVPANSNIPNNKGLGKDRSQRPYYLMARQNDGIIVTEPYLSAVSRNLCISAAIKRKNQNDDTQGYIVVDIDLPETLEFLMGDTPRRRFEPLFKAIYTFISIGLFAVVGILLYSATTELLSLFSESASFEDYYLKPFGVIIFLTLALAIFDLGKTTLEEEVLMHKDIFRHSSTRRTITRFIAAILIAISIESLLLMFKGALGDGQHLMEAVWMMFAAIGLMVGLGIYVYLGSKAEAILNSQRQQRLHTKRS from the coding sequence ATGGCTGCCATGAGCTACATCAGTGTTATTGAGCGTTACCACGAATACTGTGGTGCAATACATGAGCTGCTCGCCTCGATTTTATCAGGAATATTAGAAGAGAAGCTATTTACTGACTCCGAGTTTCAGCAAAAAACTATCGACTATCTGGATGATACCTATCCTTTTGTTAATACACTTTATACGCTCGACAATGAGGGCACACAGACCAGTAATAATATTGTACCCGCCAACAGCAACATTCCTAATAATAAAGGCCTAGGGAAAGACCGTAGCCAACGCCCTTATTATTTGATGGCACGTCAAAATGATGGAATCATCGTCACAGAACCCTACCTTTCGGCGGTGAGCCGTAACCTCTGTATTTCAGCGGCTATAAAGCGAAAAAACCAAAATGATGATACTCAAGGCTATATTGTTGTAGATATTGATCTGCCAGAGACCCTTGAATTTTTAATGGGTGACACCCCCCGCCGCCGTTTTGAACCTCTATTCAAAGCGATATACACCTTTATATCTATTGGCCTTTTTGCCGTTGTCGGCATCCTTCTCTACTCCGCAACGACTGAACTCCTGTCACTGTTTTCCGAAAGTGCCAGCTTTGAAGACTATTACCTTAAACCTTTTGGTGTCATTATTTTTCTCACTTTGGCGCTGGCTATTTTTGATTTGGGAAAAACAACTCTGGAAGAAGAGGTGCTCATGCACAAGGACATCTTCCGCCATAGCTCTACAAGACGAACAATCACACGCTTTATTGCTGCAATTCTCATCGCTATTTCGATTGAATCTCTGTTATTGATGTTTAAAGGTGCACTAGGTGATGGTCAGCATTTAATGGAAGCCGTCTGGATGATGTTTGCTGCGATTGGTTTGATGGTCGGGTTGGGTATTTATGTTTATCTCGGCTCTAAAGCCGAAGCAATATTAAACAGCCAGAGACAACAGCGGCTTCATACAAAGAGATCGTAA
- a CDS encoding DUF411 domain-containing protein: protein MQNYFLKPALFAGLLLITTALTACSEKTPQIEPNTASSTPLQITVYKSPTCDCCTDWEDHLRMEGFEVTSIERNNMNPIKEKFGVSRNLASCHTGIIDGYVIEGHVPASDIKRLLAKRPEITGLTAPGMPKMSPGMQPHGEAPKNYDVLSFDENGKTEIFTSYK from the coding sequence ATGCAAAACTACTTTTTAAAACCCGCTCTATTCGCCGGACTACTTTTAATCACAACAGCTCTAACCGCTTGCAGTGAAAAAACACCTCAAATTGAACCCAACACGGCATCATCCACGCCCCTCCAAATAACTGTTTATAAATCACCTACCTGTGACTGCTGCACCGATTGGGAAGACCACTTGCGCATGGAAGGCTTCGAAGTGACTTCTATAGAACGTAACAATATGAACCCGATCAAAGAAAAATTTGGGGTCAGCCGTAACCTGGCTTCATGCCACACCGGGATTATTGATGGCTATGTGATTGAAGGCCATGTGCCGGCATCTGATATCAAACGGTTATTGGCTAAGCGCCCTGAAATTACAGGGCTTACCGCACCCGGCATGCCAAAAATGTCACCTGGTATGCAGCCACACGGTGAAGCACCTAAAAATTACGACGTATTAAGTTTTGATGAAAATGGTAAAACGGAAATTTTTACCTCCTACAAATGA
- the rdgC gene encoding recombination-associated protein RdgC encodes MWFKNLHIHRMTKPFELTAEELHQKLDEHAFRPCSTLETFTFGWVQPLGRHGSQLTHATNGYIMVCARKEEKVLPASVVNEIVAEKVADIEDSQARTVRSKERKDIREEVLQDLMPRAFSRSNYTFAYIDPHNGWLIVDAANATKAEDLISLLRKAIGQFPTQAPKVNGNPTDILTRWLSQQAPATNFVIDNQCELRDPDKEGGVIRCTRQDLMADEVQSHLQAGKQVTKLAVEWSERLTAILADDLTVKRLRFLDVIQEEAQNSYDDDAASCFDADFALMTLELSRFIPALIEAFGGLNNEKSNQLNG; translated from the coding sequence ATGTGGTTTAAAAATCTTCACATCCACCGTATGACAAAACCCTTTGAACTCACCGCTGAAGAGCTGCATCAAAAACTTGATGAGCACGCTTTCAGACCTTGTAGCACTCTGGAAACTTTCACATTTGGTTGGGTTCAACCATTGGGTCGTCATGGTTCACAGCTCACTCATGCCACCAATGGTTACATTATGGTGTGTGCGCGCAAAGAAGAGAAGGTTTTACCGGCTTCTGTTGTCAATGAAATTGTTGCAGAAAAAGTCGCTGACATTGAAGATAGCCAGGCCAGAACCGTGCGCAGCAAAGAACGAAAAGATATTCGTGAAGAAGTATTACAAGACCTTATGCCACGCGCATTCAGTCGTTCAAACTACACGTTTGCTTATATTGACCCGCATAACGGCTGGCTGATTGTTGATGCCGCCAATGCCACCAAAGCAGAAGATTTAATAAGTTTGTTGCGCAAAGCCATCGGCCAGTTCCCCACTCAGGCACCCAAAGTCAATGGCAACCCAACGGATATACTGACTCGCTGGTTGAGCCAACAAGCACCTGCGACCAATTTTGTTATTGATAACCAGTGTGAGCTGCGTGACCCCGATAAAGAAGGCGGTGTGATACGTTGCACACGGCAAGACTTAATGGCCGATGAAGTGCAATCTCATCTTCAAGCAGGTAAACAAGTGACCAAACTGGCCGTTGAATGGAGCGAACGCCTCACTGCAATTTTGGCGGACGATTTAACCGTCAAACGGCTTCGTTTTCTGGATGTGATTCAAGAAGAAGCACAAAACAGCTACGATGATGATGCGGCCTCGTGTTTTGATGCCGATTTTGCACTGATGACTTTGGAACTCTCTCGCTTTATACCTGCCCTAATAGAAGCCTTCGGTGGGCTCAACAATGAAAAATCAAATCAACTCAATGGATAA
- a CDS encoding DUF1566 domain-containing protein, with product MQYALLITTLLALITTNATLAQICDENQAPSTPSDRFAKNDGLVIDSKTGLMWKQCTEGTRYNVKNEQCDDEANVYTWQGLLQYIQQLNQGKIGNSRNYSDWRIPNIKELESIVEHRCMSPAINLDVFSNTSRVSFWSSSTSFSSPYKAWAAHFDDGKITLNDKDEFNTRAYARLVRDWK from the coding sequence ATGCAATACGCCTTATTAATCACTACACTGCTTGCACTCATTACCACAAACGCCACTCTGGCTCAGATCTGCGACGAAAACCAAGCGCCCTCAACGCCTTCTGATCGTTTTGCCAAAAATGATGGCCTTGTTATTGACTCTAAAACGGGCTTGATGTGGAAGCAATGCACTGAAGGCACTCGCTACAATGTCAAAAATGAGCAATGTGATGACGAGGCAAACGTTTATACCTGGCAAGGCTTACTGCAATATATACAGCAACTTAACCAAGGAAAAATAGGTAATTCACGAAACTACAGTGACTGGCGAATTCCTAATATAAAAGAGCTTGAATCAATCGTGGAACACCGCTGTATGAGTCCAGCTATTAACCTGGATGTTTTCAGTAACACATCACGCGTCTCTTTCTGGAGCAGTTCAACCTCCTTTTCCTCTCCCTACAAAGCATGGGCGGCGCACTTTGATGATGGCAAGATCACACTCAATGACAAAGATGAGTTCAACACCCGTGCTTATGCACGACTGGTCAGAGACTGGAAATAA
- a CDS encoding peptide chain release factor 3: protein MADRNLINEINRRRTFAIISHPDAGKTTLTEKLLLFGGAIQMAGTVKGRKAARHATSDWMELEKERGISVTSSVMQFMHNDRVVNLLDTPGHEDFSEDTYRTLTAVDSALMVIDCVKGVEKRTIKLMDVCRLRDTPIMTFINKLDREGRDPIDLLDEIEDVLKIKCAPIVWPMGMGKAFKGVFHLQNDCIHLFSATHGGKIQEGEVIQGLDNPRLDELFGDDADEFREEVELVRGASHEFDLDAYLKGELTPVFFGSAANNFGVKELLDKFVEYAPAPLPRQANERLVETNEEKFTGFVFKIQANMDPAHRDRIAFVRICSGSYQKGMKVHQVRLEKNVQISNAITFLAGDREHVNEAYPGDIIGFFNHGTIQIGDTFTQGEKIKFAGIPHFAPELFRRARLRDPMRLKALLKGLQQLCEEGATQLFRPLNNNDLILGAVGILQFDVVAHRLKSEYGVECSFEAVQVNTARWIVCEDSKKLEEFQRKANDNLALDASGHLSYIAPTRVNLQLMEERWPDIKFMATREH, encoded by the coding sequence ATGGCTGACAGAAATTTAATCAATGAAATCAATAGGCGACGCACGTTTGCTATCATTTCTCATCCTGATGCGGGAAAGACCACATTAACTGAAAAGCTCCTTTTATTCGGTGGTGCTATTCAAATGGCAGGTACGGTTAAAGGCCGTAAAGCTGCGCGTCATGCAACTTCTGACTGGATGGAACTGGAAAAAGAGCGTGGCATTTCGGTGACTTCATCCGTGATGCAATTCATGCATAATGACCGTGTGGTGAATCTTTTGGATACACCAGGCCATGAAGATTTTTCGGAGGATACCTACCGTACATTGACTGCAGTGGATTCAGCTTTGATGGTGATTGACTGCGTTAAAGGCGTTGAGAAACGTACTATTAAATTGATGGATGTTTGTCGTTTGCGTGATACGCCGATCATGACTTTTATCAATAAACTGGATCGTGAAGGGCGTGATCCGATTGATCTTCTGGATGAGATCGAGGATGTACTGAAAATTAAGTGTGCGCCGATTGTCTGGCCGATGGGAATGGGTAAGGCTTTTAAGGGTGTATTTCACCTTCAAAATGATTGTATTCACCTTTTCAGTGCCACACATGGTGGAAAAATTCAGGAAGGTGAGGTGATTCAGGGGTTGGATAATCCTCGGTTGGATGAGCTGTTTGGTGATGATGCGGATGAGTTTCGAGAAGAGGTGGAGTTAGTCAGAGGTGCAAGCCATGAATTTGATCTGGATGCTTATCTCAAAGGCGAGCTCACACCTGTATTTTTTGGTTCGGCAGCCAATAATTTTGGTGTTAAAGAGTTACTGGATAAGTTTGTAGAGTACGCACCGGCTCCGTTACCGCGTCAGGCCAATGAACGGCTGGTGGAAACGAATGAAGAAAAATTTACAGGGTTTGTTTTTAAAATTCAGGCCAATATGGATCCAGCTCATCGTGACCGGATCGCATTCGTGCGTATTTGCTCGGGATCATATCAGAAAGGGATGAAAGTACATCAGGTTCGTTTGGAAAAAAATGTACAAATTTCTAATGCGATTACATTTTTGGCAGGTGATCGAGAGCATGTGAATGAAGCGTACCCAGGTGATATTATCGGTTTTTTCAATCATGGCACAATTCAGATCGGGGACACTTTCACTCAAGGTGAAAAAATAAAATTTGCAGGGATTCCTCATTTTGCACCAGAGCTATTCAGGCGAGCGCGATTGCGTGATCCAATGCGTTTGAAGGCATTGCTTAAAGGATTACAGCAGCTCTGTGAAGAGGGTGCGACTCAGTTGTTCAGACCCCTGAATAATAACGATCTCATTTTGGGGGCGGTGGGTATACTGCAGTTTGATGTTGTGGCTCACCGCTTAAAAAGTGAATATGGTGTTGAGTGTTCTTTTGAGGCCGTACAGGTGAATACTGCGCGTTGGATTGTGTGTGAAGACTCCAAGAAACTGGAAGAATTTCAGCGTAAGGCCAATGATAATTTAGCTTTAGATGCGAGTGGTCACCTTAGTTATATTGCACCGACTCGCGTGAATTTGCAGCTCATGGAAGAGCGTTGGCCTGATATCAAATTTATGGCAACGCGAGAGCATTAA